In one Rutidosis leptorrhynchoides isolate AG116_Rl617_1_P2 chromosome 8, CSIRO_AGI_Rlap_v1, whole genome shotgun sequence genomic region, the following are encoded:
- the LOC139863171 gene encoding F-box protein At5g07610-like yields MTTNNTKRIRVNKSDVVSVITLPNNQSSSPLHAADKIGSCNDLITQIMLRLPVISLLQFKSVSKHWYSLISDLTFKQLLQNRTSDPPSGLYAITKTNPHKLDYYFIPFDVENRPKAPNITLNFAPDDKGTTCIVQSCNGLMLCCRHYDYKLGFMFINRYVYNPTINQFTTLPKQGTFNKNYRCSMTLVFDPSKSPYYKIVSVRRFCTNYSIGIYSSQTCTWKASCRCDLAYDLDSSPGVYWNNAVHWLFREYRLLYFSLEKEVVRIIPTPFRFASSNEMFESRDHLLVVESGYDTSSKLKIYELNRDYSKWIVKYHVDLHQLGSSFPEAVDSGVTRFRVLCVVLGEKEEDESFFVLAIAGVAVRFNLSFVTARALQVIGALFWLVVITVIDVLFYIFEHGYSVLKAAFCNKRIR; encoded by the exons ATGACCACAAATAATACCAAGAGAATCAGAGTAAATAAGAGCGACGTCGTTTCTGTCATTACGTTGCCAAACAATCAATCATCATCACCGTTACATGCTGCTGATAAAATTGGATCCTGCAACGACCTTATTACACAAATCATGTTACGATTACCGGTAATATCATTGCTTCAGTTTAAATCGGTATCCAAACACTGGTACTCTCTTATCTCAGATCTTACCTTCAAACAACTCTTACAAAACCGTACCTCTGATCCTCCTTCTGGTCTCTACGCCATAACTAAAACAAACCCACACAAACTAGACTATTATTTTATCCCATTCGATGTCGAAAATCGGCCTAAAGCACCTAACATTACCCTGAATTTTGCTCCAGATGATAAGGGAACAACGTGTATTGTCCAGTCGTGTAAtggattaatgttgtgttgtcgtcaTTATGATTACAAGTTGGGGTTTATGTTCATTAATCGTTACGTATACAATCCAACTATCAACCAATTCACTACGCTTCCTAAACAGGGAACTTTTAATAAAAACTATAGATGTAGTATGACCTTAGTGTTTGATCCTTCGAAATCGCCTTACTATAAAATTGTATCCGTTCGTCGCTTTTGTACGAATTACTCGATAGGAATTTATAGCTCACAAACTTGCACTTGGAAGGCTTCCTGTAGGTGTGATTTAGCATATGATTTGGATAGTAGTCCCGGTGTTTATTGGAACAATGCCGTTCATTGGCTTTTCAGAGAATACCGCTTACTGTATTTTAGTTTGGAAAAGGAGGTTGTACGTATAATACCCACCCCTTTTCGTTTTGCTAGTTCGAATGAGATGTTTGAGTCTCGGGATCACTTGCTTGTTGTTGAAAGCGGTTATGATACCAGTTCCAAACTCAAAATTTATGAGTTGAATAGAGATTATTCAAAATGGATTGTGAAATACCATGTTGATCTTCACCAACTTGGTTCATCGTTCCCTGAAGCTGTAGACTCCGGTGTTACTAGGTTTAGAGTACTATGTGTTGTTTTGGGCGAAAAAGAAGAAGATGAATCCTTCTTCGTATTGGCAATAGCAGGCGTAGCTGTCCGGTTCAATTTG TCTTTCGTTACTGCTCGTGCACTTCAAGTTATTGGTGCATTGTTTTGGCTAGTTGTTATAACAGTTATTGatgttctattttatatctttgAACATGGCTATTCTGTACTTAAAGCTGCCTTTTGCAATAAAAGGATCCGATGA